The Manihot esculenta cultivar AM560-2 chromosome 1, M.esculenta_v8, whole genome shotgun sequence genome has a window encoding:
- the LOC110611181 gene encoding LOW QUALITY PROTEIN: type III polyketide synthase A-like (The sequence of the model RefSeq protein was modified relative to this genomic sequence to represent the inferred CDS: substituted 1 base at 1 genomic stop codon), translating to MRDHAILSVDEVIRGVSVAVHDGSPLVVFLNTMWMHRLIMLIVFHFMELFYVTQMDMFLRFIGFHSGYFISFCSRSKGVEVKALRETLVWLVSLSLTQVIVEIDSQLVMKAVLSTVVDYSKANTLIAEFLIYNLLTFDNPTINSSSYQTIFXLQHSKMSKSDNHRRIPTTGKATILAIGKAFPKQLIPQECLVEGYIRDTKCEDVSIKEKLERLCKTTTVKRRYTVMSKEILDKYPELATEGTPTIKQRLEIANPAVVEMAKEASIACIKEWGRPAEDITHIVYVSSSEIRLPGGDLYLASQLGLKSDVSRVMLYFLGCYGGVAGLRVAKDIAENNPGSRVLLTTSETTIIGFRPPNKARPYDLVGAALFGDGAAAVIIGANPIINKESPFMELNCAVQQFLPGTQNVIDGRLTEEGINFKLGRDLPQKIEDNIEEFCKKLMLKAGLTEEFNDLFWAVHPGGPAILNRLETNLKLNSGKLECSRRALMDYGNVSSNTIFYVMEYMREELKREGGEEWGLALAFGPGITFEGILLRSL from the exons ATGCGGGATCATGCAATTTTATCGGTTGATGAGGTTATTCGAGGAGTTAGTGTGGCTGTGCATGATGGCAGCCCACTTGTGGTATTCTTAAATACAATGTGGATGCATCGATTAATTATGTTGATTGTGTTTCATTTTATGGAGCTGTTTTACGTAACACAAATGGACATGTTTTTAAGGTTTATCGGGTTTCATTCTGGGTATTTTATCTCCTTTTGTAGTAGAAGTAAAGGCGTAGAAGTAAAGGCATTACGGGAGACGCTTGTTTGGTTGGTTTCTTTATCTCTAACACAGGTTATTGTAGAAATTGATTCACAATTAGTAATGAAAGCTGTGCTTTCAACTGTAGTTGATTATTCTAAGGCTAATACTTTAATAGCTGAGT TTCTCATTTATAATCTTCTTACTTTTGATAATCCCACCATTAACTCGTCTTCTTACCAAACTATCTTCTAGCTACAACACTCCAAGATGTCAAAATCTGACAACCATAGGCGCATTCCTACCACTGGGAAAGCAACGATTCTTGCCATAGGCAAGGCCTTTCCTAAGCAGCTCATTCCTCAAGAGTGCCTAGTGGAGGGCTATATCCGTGACACCAAATGCGAAGATGTATCCATCAAGGAGAAATTGGAGCGACTTT GCAAAACTACTACTGTGAAGAGAAGATACACGGTCATGTCAAAGGAGATTCTGGACAAATACCCTGAACTTGCAACTGAGGGCACGCCAACAATCAAACAAAGGCTTGAAATAGCAAATCCAGCAGTTGTTGAGATGGCAAAAGAAGCAAGTATTGCTTGCATCAAGGAGTGGGGAAGGCCAGCCGAAGATATAACCCATATTGTCTATGTCTCTTCCAGTGAGATACGCCTACCAGGTGGCGACCTTTATCTTGCCAGCCAACTTGGCTTAAAGAGCGATGTTAGTCGAGTAATGCTATACTTTCTAGGCTGTTATGGTGGTGTGGCTGGCCTCAGAGTTGCCAAGGACATAGCTGAAAATAATCCAGGAAGCCGTGTTTTATTAACCACTTCTGAAACTACCATTATTGGTTTTCGTCCCCCAAACAAAGCACGCCCTTATGATCTTGTAGGGGCTGCGCTTTTTGGCGATGGAGCTGCAGCTGTAATTATTGGAGCCAACCCTATAATAAACAAGGAGTCTCCTTTCATGGAGCTTAACTGTGCAGTTCAACAATTCTTGCCAGGTACTCAAAATGTCATCGATGGACGCCTTACTGAAGAGGGTATAAATTTCAAGCTTGGAAGGGACCTTCCTCAGAAGATAGAAGATAACATAGAGGAATTCTGCAAGAAGCTGATGTTAAAGGCTGGATTAACTGAGGAGTTCAATGATTTATTCTGGGCTGTTCATCCTGGTGGACCTGCAATACTTAACAGGCTAGAAACCAATCTGAAGCTAAACAGTGGTAAGTTAGAGTGCAGCAGGAGAGCTCTAATGGACTATGGAAATGTTAGCAGCAATACTATATTCTATGTTATGGAATACATGAGAGAAGAATTGAAAAGAGAGGGAGGGGAAGAATGGGGACTTGCGTTAGCGTTTGGGCCTGGCATTACTTTTGAAGGCATCCTTCTTCGTAGCTTGTGA